Proteins encoded within one genomic window of Prosthecobacter fusiformis:
- a CDS encoding type I 3-dehydroquinate dehydratase, giving the protein MPQLLSSSNLLLSSRPLAVGVIPDPATLQFWSSLSPAQREASCDVIELRLDTLKTPAADIRAALSGNTVPILLTARHPAEGGQGTEDAAGRIAMIEPLLDLAVLIDIELRSAMDMRPLVQKAQGRGVRVIGSFHDFQTTPGEEVLRGAINFAQPAGLDAVKLATFLNTSADLTRLITLTSEVHRLRLSTMGMGPLGRVSRLVLAKCGSLLNYGYLGQANAPGQWPAARLKELLAEL; this is encoded by the coding sequence ATGCCACAACTTCTTTCCTCCAGCAACTTGCTACTTTCTTCCCGCCCCCTCGCGGTTGGCGTCATCCCAGACCCTGCAACCCTCCAGTTTTGGAGCAGCCTCAGCCCCGCGCAAAGGGAGGCCTCCTGTGATGTCATTGAGCTCAGGCTCGATACCCTTAAAACACCTGCGGCAGACATCCGCGCCGCCCTTTCCGGCAACACCGTCCCCATCCTGCTCACCGCCCGTCACCCCGCTGAAGGTGGCCAGGGCACAGAAGATGCCGCCGGCCGCATCGCCATGATCGAGCCTCTTCTCGACCTCGCAGTCCTCATTGATATCGAGCTTCGCAGCGCCATGGACATGCGTCCCCTGGTGCAAAAAGCGCAGGGCAGGGGCGTCCGCGTCATCGGCTCCTTTCATGACTTCCAGACCACCCCGGGGGAGGAAGTCCTGCGTGGAGCCATCAATTTTGCCCAACCTGCCGGCCTGGATGCGGTGAAACTGGCCACTTTTCTGAATACCTCCGCAGATCTTACCCGCCTCATCACCCTCACTTCGGAGGTCCATCGCCTGCGACTTTCCACCATGGGGATGGGACCTTTGGGGCGTGTTTCGCGGTTGGTCCTTGCAAAGTGTGGCAGCCTGCTCAACTACGGCTATCTTGGTCAGGCGAATGCTCCCGGGCAGTGGCCTGCCGCCCGTTTGAAGGAACTCCTGGCTGAACTGTGA
- the tgt gene encoding tRNA guanosine(34) transglycosylase Tgt: MLSSPSMFELLATDPSSSARRGRLTTPHGVIETPIFMPVGTQATVKAVHPDELRSLNAQIILGNTYHLWVRPGTEIIGAAGGLHKFMNWDRPILTDSGGYQVFSLAKLRKLKEEGCYFNNHVDGTPMFLGPETAMEIQATLGSDIAMLFDECTPWPCEHAPAKESLELTLRWARRCRDWIDKHQPQTGGGAQLHFGIVQGSTYEDLRQHSARELVAMDFSGYAIGGLSVGEPEEDMMRIAEWTCPLLPEHKARYAMGLGTPPQMVELIARGIDMFDCVLPTRLARNGTAYTHEGTLNLRNNKFAKDFRPLAEDTHPLCQGFSRAYIRHLINTQEVLGLRLISLHNLHFYLSLASRARSAIEQGCFADFRAEVVARYQTRPETLDS; this comes from the coding sequence CTGTTAAGCTCCCCTTCCATGTTTGAACTTCTGGCCACCGATCCCAGCTCCTCCGCACGTCGCGGCAGGTTGACGACGCCTCATGGCGTGATCGAGACGCCCATCTTCATGCCCGTGGGCACCCAGGCCACCGTCAAGGCCGTGCACCCGGACGAATTGCGCTCACTCAATGCGCAGATCATTTTAGGCAATACCTACCACCTCTGGGTCCGCCCTGGCACAGAGATCATTGGTGCCGCCGGTGGCCTGCACAAGTTCATGAACTGGGACCGCCCCATCCTTACGGACAGCGGCGGCTACCAGGTCTTCTCGCTGGCCAAGCTGCGCAAGCTCAAGGAAGAAGGCTGCTATTTTAACAATCACGTGGACGGCACCCCCATGTTCCTGGGGCCTGAGACCGCCATGGAAATCCAGGCCACCCTGGGCAGTGACATCGCCATGCTTTTTGACGAATGCACGCCCTGGCCCTGCGAGCATGCCCCGGCCAAAGAAAGCCTGGAGCTGACCCTCCGTTGGGCGCGCCGCTGCCGTGACTGGATTGACAAACATCAGCCGCAGACGGGCGGTGGAGCCCAGCTCCACTTTGGCATCGTCCAGGGCAGCACTTATGAAGACCTCCGCCAGCACTCCGCGCGGGAGCTCGTTGCCATGGACTTCAGCGGCTACGCCATCGGTGGCCTCAGCGTCGGCGAGCCGGAAGAGGACATGATGCGCATTGCAGAGTGGACCTGCCCCCTGCTGCCGGAGCATAAAGCCCGTTATGCCATGGGCCTCGGCACCCCGCCACAGATGGTGGAGCTCATCGCCCGCGGCATTGATATGTTTGACTGCGTGCTCCCCACACGCCTCGCCCGCAATGGCACCGCCTACACCCACGAAGGCACCCTGAACCTGCGAAACAATAAGTTTGCCAAAGACTTTCGCCCCCTCGCGGAGGACACTCATCCCCTCTGCCAGGGCTTTTCCAGGGCCTACATCCGCCATTTGATCAATACCCAGGAGGTCCTGGGTTTACGGTTGATTTCCCTTCACAATCTGCATTTCTACCTGTCCCTCGCCTCCAGGGCACGCTCAGCCATCGAACAAGGTTGCTTTGCCGACTTCCGTGCTGAGGTCGTCGCCCGTTATCAAACCCGTCCCGAAACCCTAGATTCATGA
- a CDS encoding sugar phosphate isomerase/epimerase family protein, with protein MPLNRRQFIPSALSLALASTWTGVARAGTRRPIKIAVKLGMITGGKSYLEKFEMAKAAGFDGVEPGGPMPEADVEEMKMAIQKTGIVVPGTVCPKGGRQMGSTDEKLRQEGVEMFKTSLRQTQALGGTTVLMYPGTVEEGQRYAEVYENLLRSTREVLPVAEETGVKIALENVWNNLFLSPLDAVRFVDTIGSPWCGWFFDIGNVARFGWPEHWARALGGKRIFKLDIKDYSTKKHMEQGPKAGFECEIGEGDINFPAVMKALDEVGYTGGWISAEVKGGDVARLTDIRKRIEKVLEG; from the coding sequence ATGCCTCTCAACCGCCGTCAGTTTATTCCCTCCGCTCTTTCTTTGGCCCTGGCTTCCACCTGGACAGGGGTGGCGAGGGCGGGAACCCGCAGGCCGATCAAGATCGCCGTGAAGCTGGGAATGATTACGGGAGGGAAGAGCTATCTGGAGAAATTTGAAATGGCGAAGGCGGCGGGTTTTGACGGTGTGGAACCAGGAGGCCCGATGCCGGAGGCGGATGTGGAAGAAATGAAGATGGCGATCCAGAAGACAGGGATCGTGGTGCCGGGGACGGTGTGCCCCAAGGGAGGAAGACAGATGGGGTCCACGGATGAGAAGCTGCGGCAGGAGGGGGTGGAAATGTTCAAGACCTCCCTGAGGCAGACGCAGGCGCTGGGCGGGACCACGGTGCTGATGTATCCAGGGACGGTGGAGGAGGGGCAGCGGTATGCGGAGGTGTATGAAAACCTGCTGCGATCCACCCGTGAGGTGTTGCCGGTGGCGGAGGAGACGGGGGTAAAAATTGCCCTGGAGAATGTGTGGAACAATCTTTTCCTGAGCCCGCTGGATGCAGTGAGGTTCGTGGATACCATCGGCAGCCCATGGTGCGGGTGGTTTTTCGACATTGGCAACGTGGCGCGCTTTGGCTGGCCGGAACACTGGGCGCGGGCACTGGGAGGGAAGCGGATCTTCAAGCTGGACATCAAGGACTACAGCACGAAAAAGCACATGGAGCAGGGGCCGAAAGCGGGCTTCGAATGCGAGATCGGCGAGGGGGACATCAATTTCCCGGCGGTGATGAAGGCGCTGGATGAAGTGGGCTACACGGGAGGCTGGATCTCAGCGGAAGTGAAGGGCGGGGATGTGGCGCGGCTGACGGACATCCGGAAGCGGATTGAAAAGGTGCTGGAGGGGTGA
- a CDS encoding D-alanyl-D-alanine carboxypeptidase family protein — protein MTTFQFPKSFRWIALLALLPLTGCEDPQREVKLQWREDEVNKKEAAVIQREMALAKEKQVMEGNRLDLLAKEKSVASLQKQLEEEVEKTKRVRREVEIRQLRGPIPQISADRVIVIDAASDEIMFEKNPDKRGAIASTTKLLTALLVVEAGELDKIVTVEESDTQCSPVRIGLKAGEQYTRRQLLTAMLVKSSNDIAQALARDNAGSVEAFAAKMNEKCLALGLQDSHYVNPHGLPARNGDEPFSTARDLSAIAKACDVQPAIREIVKLQSYSFKWPNGRVTELSNTNRVLRSAGYCDGMKTGYTDAAGYCLVASGERNGKRRIVVVLNDTEGGVWRDAQALLDWALKA, from the coding sequence ATGACCACTTTCCAATTTCCCAAGTCCTTCCGGTGGATCGCTCTGCTGGCCCTCCTCCCTCTCACCGGCTGCGAAGATCCCCAGCGTGAGGTGAAGCTCCAGTGGCGTGAAGATGAGGTCAATAAAAAGGAGGCCGCCGTCATCCAGCGTGAGATGGCCCTGGCCAAAGAAAAACAGGTCATGGAGGGCAACCGCCTGGACCTCCTGGCCAAAGAAAAAAGCGTCGCCAGCCTCCAGAAGCAGCTTGAGGAAGAGGTCGAAAAAACCAAGCGCGTCCGTCGCGAGGTGGAAATCCGCCAACTCCGTGGCCCCATCCCGCAGATCAGTGCAGACCGTGTTATTGTCATTGATGCCGCTTCGGATGAGATCATGTTTGAAAAAAACCCGGACAAGCGCGGAGCCATCGCCAGCACCACCAAGCTCCTCACCGCCCTGCTCGTCGTGGAGGCCGGGGAGTTGGATAAAATTGTCACGGTGGAGGAAAGCGATACCCAGTGCTCCCCCGTCCGCATCGGCCTCAAGGCAGGTGAGCAGTACACCCGCCGCCAGTTGCTGACGGCCATGCTCGTGAAAAGCTCCAACGACATCGCTCAGGCGCTCGCCCGGGACAATGCAGGTAGCGTCGAAGCCTTCGCTGCTAAAATGAACGAAAAATGCCTCGCCCTGGGCCTCCAGGACAGTCATTACGTCAATCCCCACGGCCTCCCCGCTCGCAATGGCGATGAACCTTTCAGCACCGCTCGGGATCTCAGCGCCATCGCCAAAGCCTGCGATGTCCAGCCTGCCATTCGGGAGATCGTCAAGCTCCAGAGCTACTCCTTCAAATGGCCCAACGGCCGCGTCACGGAGCTTTCCAATACCAACCGTGTCCTCCGCAGCGCCGGATACTGCGATGGTATGAAAACCGGTTATACCGATGCCGCCGGTTACTGCCTCGTCGCCAGTGGTGAGCGCAATGGCAAGCGCCGCATCGTCGTCGTCCTCAATGACACCGAAGGCGGCGTCTGGCGGGATGCCCAGGCCCTCCTGGACTGGGCTTTGAAAGCCTGA
- the secD gene encoding protein translocase subunit SecD, which produces MAAISTFLVGASILLLLLFYIGTTMHDRKRRYGTLLIFIATAFAIYTVDVMGIKKGIDLQGGSEFVVRLEPGKADDGSAKAVTPDSVQQAIAILEKRLNPNSVLDLTMQPQGDDRILIQMPGVKAEEFADVRTKIQQVAHLEFRIVQTKKAPGELREPGTEELFYKPEKDAQGKELPSAGSEMVRNRADMEGKYVKESFATFDAEGWKVILNFDSTGAKLFDEVAAANRGRQMAIVVDKQIISAPVLQASQFGGTAVISGRFKEPEARTLASLLENPLENPMTILSESAVSSAYGESSINQGMWVGIGGLAFTTLFMVFVYRMAGLIAIVGLVINLTILFGGMALFGFTLTMPGIAGIVLTIGMAVDANVLIYERLREEMEAGKTLAGALEAAYEKAFSAIADSNITTLISAIILFSIAGGLVKGFAVTLMIGLLSSMVGALIVTRVIFMWVIDKKILTSLKTTKLIPDTVFDILSKAKGFIIASLVITAISFAALGMKGKASLGIDFRGGALTHVELKSDKTITDGEIENVFKDLKLPDGKEIGTYYIQRKGNATGGEVIAIRSEFDSGPAIEEAVKTKFADQILGTQGSRVGAVIGDEAAKISIVALVVALIAIFIYLMCRFEFAFALGAIVALAHDVLMVPGLCVLFGQELSLIHVGAMLTVAGYSINDTIVVFDRIRENIQKGVGGSTRELMNDAICKTLSRTILTGPTALAPMVALLFLGNPAMLEFAVPITIGVLLGTYSSIFIASPLVLWYAKKTGTSLKRQVMDAKIEADKAQAAIAAAKAVQ; this is translated from the coding sequence ATGGCCGCCATCTCAACCTTCCTCGTTGGAGCTTCGATCCTCCTGCTGCTCCTGTTTTACATCGGCACCACGATGCATGACCGCAAGCGCAGGTACGGCACCCTCCTTATCTTCATCGCCACCGCCTTCGCCATCTACACAGTGGATGTCATGGGCATCAAGAAGGGCATCGACCTTCAAGGCGGCAGTGAGTTCGTTGTGCGCCTGGAGCCAGGAAAAGCAGACGATGGAAGCGCTAAAGCTGTGACCCCAGATTCTGTCCAGCAGGCAATCGCCATTCTGGAAAAGCGTCTCAACCCCAACTCCGTTCTGGATCTCACCATGCAGCCTCAGGGGGATGACCGCATCCTCATCCAGATGCCGGGTGTGAAGGCCGAAGAGTTCGCCGATGTACGCACCAAGATCCAGCAGGTCGCCCATCTGGAATTCCGCATCGTCCAGACCAAAAAAGCTCCTGGTGAACTCCGTGAGCCAGGCACCGAAGAGTTGTTCTATAAGCCTGAAAAAGACGCTCAGGGCAAGGAGCTGCCAAGCGCAGGCAGCGAGATGGTGAGAAACCGTGCGGACATGGAAGGCAAGTATGTGAAGGAATCCTTCGCCACCTTTGATGCCGAAGGCTGGAAGGTCATCCTGAACTTCGACAGCACCGGAGCCAAGCTTTTCGATGAAGTCGCCGCAGCTAACCGTGGCCGTCAGATGGCCATCGTGGTGGACAAGCAAATCATTTCCGCGCCTGTCCTTCAGGCCAGCCAGTTTGGCGGCACCGCTGTCATCAGTGGTCGTTTCAAAGAGCCGGAGGCACGCACCCTTGCCAGCCTTCTGGAAAACCCGCTGGAAAACCCGATGACCATCCTCTCGGAGAGCGCTGTCTCCTCTGCTTATGGTGAGTCCTCTATCAACCAGGGTATGTGGGTCGGTATCGGCGGTCTGGCATTCACCACCCTCTTCATGGTTTTTGTTTATCGCATGGCCGGTCTCATCGCCATCGTTGGTCTCGTCATCAACCTCACCATCCTCTTCGGCGGCATGGCCCTCTTCGGCTTCACGCTGACCATGCCTGGTATCGCCGGTATCGTCCTCACCATCGGCATGGCGGTGGATGCCAACGTCCTCATCTATGAGCGGCTTCGTGAAGAAATGGAGGCTGGTAAGACCCTCGCCGGTGCCCTGGAAGCGGCTTATGAAAAAGCCTTCTCTGCCATTGCGGACTCCAACATCACCACCCTCATTTCCGCCATCATCCTCTTCAGCATCGCTGGCGGTCTGGTGAAGGGCTTTGCAGTCACCCTGATGATCGGTCTCCTTTCCTCCATGGTCGGAGCACTCATTGTGACACGTGTCATCTTCATGTGGGTAATCGACAAAAAGATCCTCACCAGCTTGAAGACCACCAAGCTGATCCCTGACACGGTTTTTGATATTCTTTCGAAGGCTAAGGGATTCATCATCGCCTCCCTCGTCATCACCGCCATTTCCTTCGCCGCTCTTGGCATGAAGGGTAAGGCCAGCCTTGGCATTGACTTCCGCGGCGGTGCCCTCACCCACGTCGAACTGAAATCGGATAAAACCATCACGGATGGTGAGATCGAAAACGTCTTCAAGGATCTCAAGCTTCCGGACGGCAAGGAAATCGGCACCTATTACATTCAGCGGAAAGGCAACGCCACTGGCGGTGAAGTCATCGCCATCCGCAGCGAGTTCGACTCCGGACCGGCCATCGAAGAAGCTGTGAAGACCAAGTTTGCTGACCAGATTTTAGGTACGCAGGGCAGCCGCGTCGGTGCTGTCATTGGTGACGAAGCTGCCAAGATCTCCATCGTGGCCCTCGTTGTCGCTCTCATCGCCATCTTCATCTATCTGATGTGCCGCTTTGAGTTTGCCTTTGCCCTTGGTGCCATCGTCGCTCTCGCTCATGACGTGCTTATGGTCCCCGGTCTCTGCGTCCTCTTTGGCCAGGAGCTCAGCCTCATCCACGTGGGTGCCATGCTGACCGTCGCCGGTTACTCGATCAATGACACCATCGTGGTCTTTGACCGTATTCGTGAAAACATTCAGAAGGGCGTCGGTGGCAGCACCCGCGAACTCATGAATGACGCCATCTGCAAGACCCTCAGCCGTACCATCCTGACCGGTCCGACCGCTCTTGCTCCAATGGTCGCCCTTCTTTTCCTCGGTAATCCGGCCATGCTTGAATTCGCCGTGCCGATCACCATCGGTGTGCTCCTCGGCACCTATTCCTCCATCTTCATCGCCAGCCCCCTGGTGCTGTGGTATGCGAAGAAGACTGGCACCAGCCTCAAGCGACAGGTCATGGACGCCAAAATCGAAGCCGACAAGGCTCAGGCTGCCATCGCCGCTGCCAAGGCCGTCCAGTAA
- a CDS encoding glycosyltransferase family 2 protein, with protein MTPISFCCVTFNAERTLNTTLASLAGVADEIIIVDSFSTDATMEIARRYTSKVVQEPYLYHGTQMNKATALATHDWVFCIDADESLDEELVKTLKEWKEKGPGDRDSFRVWREWLFLGRSLHAFYPVSSPDRIIRLYNRQLVRFNDRPVDDKPEGQKKIGKPPLAGLLKHDTTGSIHDLFAKCNHYSSRAARGAGPEAVADSSLGKVVLRPWGAVAKWYLLKQGYKDGFPGLLLGVYAFLYTFLKYAKMYERKINEQGGK; from the coding sequence ATGACCCCGATTTCCTTTTGCTGTGTCACTTTCAATGCCGAGCGCACGCTGAATACTACGCTGGCCAGCCTCGCAGGAGTGGCGGATGAGATCATCATCGTGGATTCCTTCAGTACGGATGCGACGATGGAGATCGCCCGGCGCTATACGTCCAAGGTCGTCCAGGAACCTTATCTATACCACGGGACGCAGATGAACAAGGCCACTGCCCTGGCGACGCATGACTGGGTCTTCTGCATCGATGCGGATGAATCCCTGGATGAGGAACTGGTGAAGACGCTGAAGGAATGGAAGGAAAAGGGGCCGGGGGATCGGGATTCCTTCCGGGTGTGGCGGGAGTGGCTATTCCTGGGCCGGAGCCTGCACGCCTTTTATCCCGTCTCCTCCCCGGATCGTATCATCCGGCTGTATAACCGGCAGTTGGTGCGCTTCAACGACCGGCCGGTGGATGACAAGCCGGAGGGCCAGAAGAAGATCGGCAAGCCGCCGCTGGCAGGCCTATTGAAGCACGATACGACAGGGTCTATCCATGATCTGTTTGCCAAGTGTAACCATTACTCCAGCCGGGCGGCCCGAGGGGCGGGACCGGAGGCGGTGGCAGACAGCTCCCTGGGCAAAGTGGTGCTGCGCCCCTGGGGGGCGGTGGCGAAGTGGTATCTGCTCAAGCAGGGATACAAAGATGGCTTCCCAGGCCTGCTGCTGGGGGTGTATGCCTTCCTTTACACCTTCCTGAAGTATGCCAAGATGTATGAACGGAAGATCAACGAACAGGGCGGAAAGTAG
- a CDS encoding alpha/beta hydrolase family protein, which yields MRCLPLPLALLFVLPLAAETPPSQVKPGVRSIITFSGSIPQNSNEQYKMRLTTPDDPAPYDLSRESFEILVPKNYKDSDPHGLFIWVSPGNQPNLNAEWEKVLADEKLIFIGAINSGNNRETPDRIRLAVDANHHLRQLYKVHPDRVYISGHSGGARVASMIGVAYADMFTGAACFMGVNYFRPTQGKDGMAYDRRYFPHPEMAQIAQQYNRFALITGDQDFNLDNTLSIYEQGFQGDGFKGVKLFQIPNQGHNAPDAKWLEKVIEFLDTGK from the coding sequence ATGCGCTGTCTCCCACTGCCCCTAGCACTTCTCTTCGTTTTACCCCTCGCTGCCGAAACACCCCCATCCCAGGTAAAGCCCGGCGTACGCAGCATCATCACCTTCAGCGGCTCCATCCCACAAAACAGCAACGAGCAGTATAAAATGCGCCTCACCACCCCGGATGATCCCGCGCCCTACGATCTCAGCCGCGAATCCTTCGAAATCCTCGTTCCCAAAAATTACAAAGACAGCGACCCCCACGGCCTCTTCATCTGGGTCAGCCCCGGCAACCAGCCCAACCTCAATGCAGAATGGGAAAAAGTCCTCGCCGATGAAAAGCTCATCTTCATTGGCGCCATCAATTCCGGTAACAACCGTGAAACACCCGACCGTATCCGCCTCGCCGTGGATGCCAATCACCACCTGCGCCAGCTCTATAAAGTGCACCCGGACCGTGTGTACATCAGCGGCCACTCTGGCGGAGCACGCGTCGCCTCCATGATCGGTGTGGCCTATGCGGATATGTTCACCGGTGCCGCCTGCTTCATGGGCGTCAATTACTTCCGCCCCACCCAGGGCAAGGACGGGATGGCCTATGACCGCCGCTACTTCCCCCACCCCGAGATGGCCCAGATCGCCCAGCAGTATAACCGTTTCGCCCTCATCACCGGTGACCAGGACTTCAACCTCGACAATACCCTGAGCATCTACGAACAAGGCTTCCAGGGCGACGGATTCAAAGGCGTCAAACTCTTCCAAATCCCCAACCAAGGCCACAATGCCCCTGACGCCAAATGGCTGGAAAAAGTGATCGAGTTTCTGGATACCGGGAAGTGA
- a CDS encoding NAD-dependent epimerase/dehydratase family protein: MKALITGGAGFIGSHIAQALCSRGASVVVLDNLSLGSLQNLDWKKPGDDLEFIQGDIADAALLARITPGCDWVFHEAALPSVPLSISQPLQSHADNLNGTLQVLIAARDAHVKRVIFASSSAIYGDSEVPSKDESLPPNPLSPYALQKYASEKYCQLFHQLYGLETVSLRYFNVFGPRQAFDSPYSGVIAKYCTAMLKGERPLVFGDGLQVRDFTFVENAVSANLLAAEAPAAKVAGRFFNSATGDSISLLQLIDELNRLTKQNLQPDFHPSRIGDVRHSLADISAGRQAMGYDVLVNWKAGLAQTLEFYR; encoded by the coding sequence ATGAAAGCCCTCATCACCGGGGGTGCCGGATTTATCGGCTCCCACATCGCTCAAGCCCTCTGCTCTCGCGGGGCCAGCGTCGTCGTCCTCGATAACCTCAGCCTCGGTAGCCTTCAAAATCTCGACTGGAAAAAACCCGGCGACGACCTTGAATTCATCCAGGGAGACATCGCCGATGCGGCCCTGCTGGCCAGGATTACTCCCGGTTGTGACTGGGTCTTTCATGAAGCAGCCCTCCCCTCCGTTCCGCTCTCCATCTCCCAGCCTCTCCAGAGCCACGCCGATAACCTCAATGGCACCCTTCAGGTTCTCATCGCCGCGCGTGATGCCCACGTGAAGCGGGTCATTTTCGCCAGTTCTTCCGCCATCTATGGGGATTCCGAAGTCCCTTCCAAAGACGAATCCCTCCCGCCAAATCCCCTCTCCCCCTACGCCCTGCAAAAATACGCCAGCGAAAAATACTGCCAGCTCTTCCACCAGCTTTACGGGCTGGAAACCGTCAGCCTTCGCTATTTTAACGTCTTTGGTCCCCGCCAGGCCTTTGATTCCCCCTATTCTGGTGTCATCGCCAAATACTGTACCGCCATGCTCAAAGGGGAGCGCCCCCTCGTCTTTGGGGATGGACTCCAGGTCCGCGACTTCACCTTTGTAGAAAACGCCGTCTCCGCCAACCTCCTCGCCGCTGAAGCCCCCGCCGCAAAAGTGGCCGGACGCTTCTTCAACTCCGCCACCGGCGACTCCATCTCCCTGCTCCAGCTCATTGATGAGCTGAACCGCCTCACCAAGCAGAACCTCCAGCCCGATTTTCATCCCTCTCGCATCGGTGACGTCCGCCACTCCCTCGCTGATATCTCCGCCGGCCGCCAAGCCATGGGTTACGACGTCCTGGTAAACTGGAAAGCCGGCCTCGCCCAGACCCTCGAATTCTACCGCTAA
- a CDS encoding sugar transferase, with amino-acid sequence MLGRRQEINLQLTQLLDSALLIFCLWLAHFIRSSVLSQIWPELVEIPPVEKLYWIMAVVGPFTPLVLEARGFYAHFYHKAPARSLRQLAEGLVIMGTIIGALVVFLKWEVPSRSVILMAVMLAGMALLIREAVQRSKLRHQIASGKGRERVLLAGLGSDMESFVEKLPAEQRASLEICSLIDITRQPISDLVAAMHEQSVARVIFAAQHVHFSKIEEAVQACETEGVEAWIAADFFQTAIARPTFDVMGGRLMLVFHSTPQISWALWSKDILDRLGAAVLLLVTLPLWLVAMLGIRLSSTGPIFFRQERSGHYGKPFRMWKFRTMNLDAEARRAELETWNEMTGPVFKISDDPRIFPFGRWLRRMSIDELPQLLNVLRGEMSLVGPRPLPVYEIQKIAKHAQRRRLSVKPGLTCLWQVTGRNGIRNFEEWVALDLQYIDNWSLWLDLKILLRTLPAVLRGVGAS; translated from the coding sequence ATGCTTGGTCGCCGACAGGAAATCAATTTACAGCTTACCCAGCTGCTAGATAGCGCCTTGCTTATTTTCTGCCTTTGGCTGGCGCATTTTATCCGTTCATCGGTCCTTTCGCAGATCTGGCCGGAGCTGGTGGAGATCCCGCCGGTGGAAAAATTATACTGGATCATGGCGGTGGTGGGTCCTTTTACACCGCTGGTACTGGAGGCCCGGGGATTTTACGCACACTTTTATCACAAGGCCCCCGCACGGAGCCTGCGCCAGCTGGCTGAGGGGCTGGTGATCATGGGCACGATCATCGGCGCGCTGGTGGTGTTTTTAAAATGGGAGGTGCCCAGCCGATCCGTGATCCTGATGGCGGTGATGCTGGCGGGGATGGCGCTGCTGATCCGGGAGGCGGTGCAGAGAAGTAAGCTGCGCCACCAGATCGCCTCCGGCAAGGGGCGTGAGCGGGTGCTGCTGGCGGGTCTGGGTTCTGACATGGAGAGTTTTGTGGAAAAACTGCCGGCGGAGCAACGGGCGAGCCTGGAAATTTGCAGCCTGATCGACATCACGCGGCAGCCGATCAGTGACTTGGTGGCGGCCATGCATGAGCAGTCTGTGGCGCGGGTGATCTTTGCCGCCCAGCACGTGCATTTCAGCAAGATCGAAGAAGCGGTGCAGGCCTGTGAAACGGAGGGGGTGGAGGCGTGGATCGCTGCGGATTTCTTCCAGACGGCGATCGCCCGGCCGACCTTTGATGTGATGGGCGGAAGGCTGATGCTGGTTTTCCACAGTACGCCGCAAATCTCTTGGGCACTGTGGTCTAAAGACATCCTGGACCGCCTGGGCGCGGCTGTGCTGCTGCTAGTGACCCTGCCCCTGTGGCTGGTGGCGATGCTGGGTATCCGGCTGTCCTCAACAGGGCCGATTTTCTTCCGCCAGGAGCGCTCCGGGCACTACGGGAAGCCATTTCGGATGTGGAAATTCCGCACGATGAATCTGGATGCGGAAGCACGCCGGGCGGAGCTGGAAACCTGGAACGAAATGACGGGGCCGGTTTTTAAAATCAGTGATGACCCACGCATCTTCCCCTTTGGCCGCTGGCTGAGGCGGATGAGCATCGATGAACTGCCGCAACTGCTCAATGTGCTGCGGGGGGAGATGAGCCTGGTGGGACCGAGGCCGCTGCCGGTCTATGAGATCCAAAAGATAGCCAAGCATGCGCAGCGGCGACGCCTCAGCGTGAAGCCGGGCCTGACGTGTCTGTGGCAGGTGACGGGGCGGAATGGTATCCGCAACTTTGAGGAGTGGGTGGCACTGGACCTCCAGTACATCGACAACTGGTCTCTCTGGCTGGATCTCAAGATCCTGCTGCGGACACTGCCGGCGGTGCTGCGTGGTGTGGGGGCATCCTGA
- the yajC gene encoding preprotein translocase subunit YajC: MTLPTLALLAQSPAPAAGGGMNTLVMMGLMFVMMYFILIRPQRMRQKELEKLINGVKVGDHVVLNGGEHGIITSVKEKTIMVKVADNVKIEYERSSIASISKKTDVVEATTTAA, translated from the coding sequence ATGACCCTCCCTACTCTCGCTCTCCTCGCTCAATCTCCTGCTCCCGCCGCTGGCGGTGGCATGAACACCCTGGTCATGATGGGCCTCATGTTTGTCATGATGTACTTCATCCTCATCCGCCCCCAGCGCATGCGCCAGAAGGAACTCGAGAAACTGATCAATGGCGTCAAGGTCGGCGACCATGTCGTCCTCAATGGTGGCGAACACGGCATTATCACCAGCGTCAAGGAGAAGACCATCATGGTGAAAGTAGCCGACAATGTGAAGATCGAATACGAGCGCAGCTCCATCGCCTCCATCAGCAAAAAAACAGACGTGGTCGAAGCAACAACCACTGCCGCTTGA